A stretch of the Flavobacteriales bacterium genome encodes the following:
- a CDS encoding ATP-dependent helicase, with protein sequence MVEERLTLEPEVQEIFQCIDSKRNFLLSGGAGSGKTYSLVQVIRQVIAENPTAKVACMTYTNAAVKEIEERVNHNNLNVSTIHDFLWDNIKHFQKELKAAIIALANDENAKLSIDEDGPIPETYFDELEKGIQYKEYLKLKEGIISHDELLLVANHLFDKYPKLSAIVKDKYQFIFIDEYQDTNTAVVDIFLNHFKKSEKKNLVGFFGDAMQSIYDDGIGNLDQYKGDAADTVKEVKKAQNRRSPRKIIDLANRLRTDGITQEPSADIKAPNMTDGQVKEGNILFIHSANGDVSTVKQYLSENHGWNFNNAEETKELNLTHNLIADKAGFRTLMDIYDKDLILSYRDRVKKYIKDKAITTDFSQNTFGEVIAALASGKTGRELNAVNPTASMQTFIDDNQPLYQIALNYNYEAFSKIYVNKDQLLDDKKQNEDDENKKGSKRDNLIKHLLKIQNNIMLYLTGRYNEFLRVTDYRDKIQSIAAKRTLKDNIESLVNVVNKTIEEVISDAHEKGICLIDDKLEDFKVKKEYLYNRIKEVQYSEFQKLYDYLEGKTPFSTQHKTKGTEFDNVLVILDNGGWNKYNFENMFLNTGTESVLERTQKIFYVCCTRAKKNLAVFYHNPSQQVIIRATEWFGNENVIEI encoded by the coding sequence ATGGTTGAAGAAAGACTGACATTAGAGCCGGAAGTTCAAGAAATTTTCCAGTGCATTGATAGCAAGCGTAACTTCTTGTTAAGTGGAGGCGCAGGAAGCGGTAAGACCTATTCTTTGGTTCAGGTTATCCGTCAGGTTATTGCTGAAAATCCCACGGCTAAGGTGGCCTGCATGACCTATACAAATGCAGCAGTTAAAGAAATTGAAGAACGGGTAAATCACAATAATCTGAATGTCTCCACCATCCACGATTTTTTGTGGGACAATATCAAACATTTTCAAAAGGAACTGAAGGCTGCCATCATTGCTTTGGCGAATGACGAAAATGCTAAACTATCCATTGATGAAGACGGCCCCATACCGGAAACTTATTTTGACGAACTTGAAAAGGGTATCCAGTATAAGGAATATTTAAAACTCAAAGAAGGTATTATTTCCCATGACGAATTACTGCTTGTAGCAAACCATCTTTTTGATAAATATCCTAAGCTCAGTGCTATTGTTAAAGACAAATACCAGTTCATTTTTATTGATGAGTATCAAGATACAAATACAGCAGTAGTGGATATTTTTCTGAATCATTTCAAGAAAAGTGAAAAGAAAAACCTTGTAGGTTTCTTTGGAGACGCTATGCAATCAATTTATGATGATGGTATAGGTAATCTTGACCAATATAAAGGAGACGCAGCAGATACAGTAAAAGAAGTTAAGAAAGCCCAAAACAGAAGAAGCCCCCGAAAAATAATTGATTTGGCAAACAGACTAAGAACGGACGGCATAACCCAGGAACCCTCAGCTGATATAAAAGCACCAAATATGACGGATGGTCAGGTGAAGGAAGGTAATATTCTGTTTATCCACTCAGCCAATGGTGATGTTTCTACGGTAAAGCAGTACCTATCCGAAAATCATGGATGGAATTTCAACAATGCAGAGGAAACAAAAGAGTTGAACCTGACACATAATCTTATTGCTGACAAAGCAGGTTTTCGTACACTAATGGATATTTATGACAAGGATTTGATTTTGAGTTACCGGGACAGAGTAAAGAAATACATCAAAGACAAAGCTATCACTACTGATTTTTCGCAAAATACATTTGGTGAGGTTATCGCAGCCTTGGCGTCCGGTAAAACAGGCAGAGAATTAAATGCAGTAAATCCAACCGCTTCAATGCAAACTTTTATAGATGACAATCAGCCTCTTTACCAGATTGCATTGAACTATAATTATGAAGCGTTCTCAAAAATCTATGTCAATAAAGACCAGTTATTGGATGATAAAAAACAGAATGAAGATGATGAGAACAAAAAAGGCTCAAAGCGAGACAATCTGATAAAGCATCTGTTAAAAATTCAAAACAATATCATGCTATACCTAACCGGCAGGTATAACGAATTTTTGCGAGTAACCGATTACCGAGACAAAATCCAAAGTATTGCCGCCAAAAGAACATTGAAGGATAATATTGAAAGTCTTGTAAATGTGGTAAACAAGACCATTGAAGAAGTTATTAGTGATGCCCATGAAAAAGGCATTTGCCTGATAGATGATAAATTGGAGGACTTTAAAGTAAAGAAGGAATATCTATACAATAGAATAAAGGAGGTTCAGTACAGCGAGTTTCAAAAATTGTACGATTATCTGGAAGGGAAAACACCATTTTCTACTCAGCACAAAACAAAAGGGACAGAGTTCGACAATGTGCTGGTCATATTGGATAACGGGGGCTGGAATA